The DNA sequence TGCCGTAGATAAGGCCGTCGACACCGCCGATTGCGGCAGTGGCGAAGATACCGGTCGCAAGCGCACCCCAGAGGCCTCCCATGCCGTGGACGGCCCACGCATCAAGGCTTTCGTCAAGCCCTTTCCGGACGCGGAAGAGCAGTGCCGCGTAACAGAGCAGCCCGGCAACCACGCCGATGACAATTGCCGCCAGGGGATTGACGAATCCTGCGGCGGGTGTAATTGCCACGAGTCCGGCTAATCCTCCACTGATCATGCCGAGCGAACTCGGTTTGCCGTTGATCCATGATGCACCCATCCAGGCGAGTGCGCCGGCTGCAGCCGAGATGTTCGTGACGACAAAGGCGCTTGCGGCAAGTCCGTTCGCCGCGAGCGCACTCCCCGCATTGAATCCGAACCAGCCGAACCAGAGGAGTGCGCCGCCGAGGAGTGTCATCGGGATGTTGTGGGGCTCCATGCTGTACTGTCCGAAACCCACCCGCTTGCCGATGACGAGAGCAAGCGCGAGCGCCCCGAACCCGGAACTGATGTGAACGACCGTACCGCCTGCAAAGTCAAGAGCTCCGAGTGTTGCCGCCCATCCGCCGCCCCATGCCCAGTGGGCAAGGGGATCATAGACGAGCGTCGTCCAGAGCAGCCCGAAGACGATGAACGAACCGAGTTTGATGCGCTCGGCTATACCCGATGTCAGGATGGCCAGAGTGAGCCCGGCAAAGACGAGCTGGAAGGCCATGAAAAGCAAATCGGGGATTCCTTCACCGTCCATCCCCACGCCGGTGAGGCCAAGGAAATCCAGCCCGCCGATGAAACCGCCAATGTCGGATCCGAACGCAAGGCTGTATCCGACACATGTCCACTGGATGGTTACCAGCGAAAAAGCGATGAACGCGAGCGCGATCATGGATATCAGGTTCTTCTTGCGGACCATGCCTCCGTAAAACAACCCGACACCGGGTGTCATGAGCATGACCATTGCGGTGCAAATCAGGATAAATGCGGTATCACCGCTGTCGATTGGCATTTTTTTCATCCCCTGAGTTGGTAGCTGACCCTGGTGCTAAGAGGGTCTTTAATTTTACAAGAAGGAAGTTAGTTTCCACCACATATAAATATAACGCAGAAAAAAAAATTTCCTTTTAATAGTTTAAATACTGCCCGACTTCCCAGGGGTGGACCGCGGTGCGGAACAGATCCCATTCAATCTCCGCAATATTGGCGAGCCCCTCCACCACATGCGGACCGAGCGTGGTACAGAGCACATCGTCTTTGAGCAGGTGGCTGTTTGCGGTTCTGAGATCGCCGGGGAGGGTTTCAATGCCTGCCGCGTCGCGCTCGGCCGCGGACATCCGGAAGATGTTCGTATCGGTGCTGGGCGGCGCTTCCATCCCGTTCTTTATACCGTCAAGCCCTGCCGCGAGGATTGCCGCGAATGTCAGGTACGGATTGCATGTCGGATCCGGGCTCCGGAGCTCGATGCGGGTGCTGTTTCCACGCGGCGCAGGGACCCGGATGAGGGCGGTGCGGTTCGAAGCGCTCCACGAGATATAAACCGGGGCTTCATAGCCCGGAACCAGCCGTTTGTATGAGTTGATCGTCGGGTTTGCGAGCCGTGTGATGCCCTTGACATGGGCGAGCACTCCGGCGATGAATTGGAGCGCGATTGGCGAGAGCTGCCTGGGAGCGTCGGGATCGAAGAATGCGTTCTTCCCGTCGCGGGCGAGAGAAGCGTTCGTATGCATGCCGCTTCCGTTGATCCCGTAAATCGGCTTCGCCATGAACGAGGCATGCAGGCCGTTTAAAAGCGCGATGGTTTTCGTGGCAAATTTAAAGGTGATGACATTGTCGGCGGTATTCAGCGCGTCACTGTACTTGAAGTCAATCTCGTGCTGGCTCTCCGCAACTTCATGGTGAGACGCTTCGATGTCGAATCCCATCTCGGTCAGGGCAAGGACGATGTCACGCCGGACATTCTCCGCGAGATCGGTCGGGGCGAGATCGAAATACCCACCCGTATCCTGAAACTCGAGGCTCGGCTTCCCGTCCAGCATTTTAAAGATGAAAAATTCGAGCTCCGGTCCCGTGTTGAAGACATATCCCATCTTTTCTGCCTCGGCGAGGGTTTTCTTCAGGACATAGCGGGGGTCACCGTCAAAGGGCCTCCCGTCCGGCATGTGCACGTCACAGATAAACCGTGCCACGGTATCGGTACCCCTTCGCCACGGCAGGAGGCTGTATGTCGAGGGATCGGGCCGCAGTACCATGTCCGACTCCTCAATGCGGGCAAATCCCTCGATGGACGAACCATCAAATCCGATCCCGTCCGTTAATGCTTTTTCCGCCTGTTTTATTGGGATTGCAACATTTTTCGGCATCCCCTGGATATCCGAAAACTGGAGGCGGATGAACCGCACCTCGTCGATCTCAAGCCGATCGAGAGTTCTGGTGATCTCATCATGTACCATAGTGGGTGAATATTCCCTTCGCTTCTATTTATTCTTAGATTGCGGGAATGGCGTCACAGTGAAGGATTTTTCTTCTGAAAGCAGGAAGTATCCTGCCATATAAAAAGAAGGATGCATT is a window from the Methanoculleus sp. SDB genome containing:
- a CDS encoding ammonium transporter, with the protein product MPIDSGDTAFILICTAMVMLMTPGVGLFYGGMVRKKNLISMIALAFIAFSLVTIQWTCVGYSLAFGSDIGGFIGGLDFLGLTGVGMDGEGIPDLLFMAFQLVFAGLTLAILTSGIAERIKLGSFIVFGLLWTTLVYDPLAHWAWGGGWAATLGALDFAGGTVVHISSGFGALALALVIGKRVGFGQYSMEPHNIPMTLLGGALLWFGWFGFNAGSALAANGLAASAFVVTNISAAAGALAWMGASWINGKPSSLGMISGGLAGLVAITPAAGFVNPLAAIVIGVVAGLLCYAALLFRVRKGLDESLDAWAVHGMGGLWGALATGIFATAAIGGVDGLIYGNPGQFVIQAIDAFVAMGYAFGVTLVLAKLVDMTIGLRVTEEEEYVGLDIAQHGESISA
- a CDS encoding glutamine synthetase, translated to MVHDEITRTLDRLEIDEVRFIRLQFSDIQGMPKNVAIPIKQAEKALTDGIGFDGSSIEGFARIEESDMVLRPDPSTYSLLPWRRGTDTVARFICDVHMPDGRPFDGDPRYVLKKTLAEAEKMGYVFNTGPELEFFIFKMLDGKPSLEFQDTGGYFDLAPTDLAENVRRDIVLALTEMGFDIEASHHEVAESQHEIDFKYSDALNTADNVITFKFATKTIALLNGLHASFMAKPIYGINGSGMHTNASLARDGKNAFFDPDAPRQLSPIALQFIAGVLAHVKGITRLANPTINSYKRLVPGYEAPVYISWSASNRTALIRVPAPRGNSTRIELRSPDPTCNPYLTFAAILAAGLDGIKNGMEAPPSTDTNIFRMSAAERDAAGIETLPGDLRTANSHLLKDDVLCTTLGPHVVEGLANIAEIEWDLFRTAVHPWEVGQYLNY